One genomic segment of Bacteroidota bacterium includes these proteins:
- the aroB gene encoding 3-dehydroquinate synthase → MNTITPIQYPIKISTLIEGGFLNELISVGNYSQLFVLVDSITEIECYPKIKNIIPAHTLISIATGEQHKHIDTCKEIWDVLAINNADRNAVLINLGGGVIGDMGGFAASTFKRGIAFIQMPTTLLSQVDASVGGKLGVDYNSVKNIIGVFNNPVAVLIATDFLNTLPERQLTNGFAEVIKHGLIADKEYWEKISQENPTEIKDWVAIIQTSVNIKKHVVETDYKETGLRKTLNFGHTIGHAVETWSMQQDADPLFHGEAIAIGMICEAFLSHLYLELQSKELAAITNSILQYFPGYNVKDLDTATLISFMMQDKKNCGDSIRFSLLNHIGDCNYDIAVKQNDILEALQFYSSQS, encoded by the coding sequence ATGAATACCATTACTCCAATTCAATATCCTATTAAGATTTCTACTTTAATTGAAGGAGGATTTTTAAATGAATTGATTTCAGTTGGAAATTATTCACAACTATTTGTGTTGGTAGATTCGATTACTGAAATTGAATGTTATCCAAAAATAAAAAACATAATTCCTGCACATACACTCATCAGTATTGCCACCGGCGAGCAGCATAAACATATTGATACCTGCAAAGAAATTTGGGATGTATTAGCAATAAATAATGCAGACAGAAATGCAGTATTAATTAATTTGGGTGGCGGTGTAATCGGTGATATGGGAGGCTTTGCTGCAAGCACTTTTAAAAGAGGAATTGCTTTTATTCAAATGCCTACAACATTGTTAAGTCAGGTGGATGCATCTGTCGGTGGAAAGTTGGGTGTGGATTATAATAGTGTGAAAAATATTATTGGGGTTTTTAATAATCCGGTTGCTGTTCTTATTGCAACAGATTTTTTAAATACACTTCCTGAACGACAATTAACAAATGGATTTGCAGAAGTAATTAAACACGGATTAATTGCGGATAAAGAGTATTGGGAAAAAATAAGTCAAGAAAATCCAACAGAAATTAAGGATTGGGTGGCGATTATTCAGACATCTGTAAATATTAAAAAGCATGTGGTGGAAACGGATTATAAAGAAACCGGTTTGCGCAAAACACTCAACTTCGGTCACACCATTGGTCATGCAGTAGAAACATGGTCAATGCAACAGGATGCGGATCCATTATTTCATGGTGAAGCAATTGCCATCGGTATGATTTGTGAAGCATTTCTTAGTCATCTATATCTGGAATTACAATCAAAAGAATTAGCTGCAATTACAAATTCAATTTTGCAATATTTTCCTGGTTATAATGTAAAAGATTTAGATACTGCAACTTTAATTTCTTTTATGATGCAGGATAAAAAAAATTGCGGAGATAGTATTCGTTTCAGTTTATTAAATCACATTGGCGATTGCAATTATGATATTGCAGTGAAGCAAAATGATATTTTAGAAGCATTACAATTTTATTCAAGTCAGTCATGA
- a CDS encoding metallophosphoesterase, with amino-acid sequence MSILSILFRMLFMLAFYFLPDLFIRSGIKTAFPKKSRKALRIYWIFNIIILLIAFSGLILNRNLENEFIRINLYMFGIFVAFLFTKILVAAFLFGEDIFRVPISIYKRWIKKEKPEEGEKSLISRRKFLSRSVLVFAALPFGGFIYGMVKGRYNFTIHKETLFFNDLPEAFDGITITQLSDLHIGSWDHFAKNQMEYAVQQVNMLQSDIICFTGDIVNSRSDEMNGWFDVFKKMEAPLAKISILGNHDYGDYVNWETEEDKKQNLDEVKNIHPQIGFELLLNEKKTIERNGQFLHFAGIENWGSGDFPKLGDLNKAAEGLTDKDFIILLSHDPTFWETHAIPHSSKPNITLSGHTHGFQMGIEIPGFRFSPAQFIYKQWAGLYQKGTQYIYVNRGLGTVGYPGRLGIWPEITQLTLRRKI; translated from the coding sequence ATGTCTATCCTTTCCATTCTTTTCCGCATGTTGTTCATGCTCGCTTTTTATTTTCTGCCCGACTTGTTTATACGCAGCGGAATTAAAACTGCTTTTCCGAAAAAAAGTAGAAAGGCATTGCGCATTTATTGGATATTCAATATTATCATTTTATTAATTGCATTTTCCGGACTGATTCTTAACCGGAATTTAGAAAATGAATTTATTCGGATCAATCTGTATATGTTCGGAATTTTTGTAGCCTTTCTTTTCACAAAAATTTTGGTGGCAGCATTTTTATTTGGCGAAGATATTTTTCGTGTTCCTATCAGCATTTACAAACGGTGGATTAAAAAAGAAAAACCGGAAGAAGGTGAGAAATCGCTTATTTCAAGACGCAAATTTTTATCTCGTTCTGTATTGGTTTTTGCAGCTCTACCTTTTGGAGGATTTATATATGGAATGGTGAAAGGGCGATACAATTTTACAATACATAAGGAAACACTTTTTTTTAATGATTTACCTGAAGCATTTGATGGAATTACTATTACACAACTCAGCGATTTACATATTGGCAGTTGGGATCATTTTGCAAAAAATCAAATGGAATATGCGGTACAACAAGTAAATATGTTGCAGTCAGATATTATATGTTTTACGGGTGATATAGTAAATAGCAGATCGGATGAAATGAATGGCTGGTTTGATGTATTTAAAAAAATGGAAGCACCACTTGCAAAAATTTCTATTCTGGGAAATCATGATTACGGTGATTATGTAAACTGGGAAACGGAAGAAGATAAAAAACAAAATCTGGATGAAGTAAAAAATATTCATCCGCAAATTGGATTCGAATTATTATTGAATGAGAAAAAAACAATAGAACGCAACGGACAATTTTTACACTTTGCGGGAATTGAAAATTGGGGCTCAGGAGATTTTCCTAAGCTGGGTGATTTAAATAAGGCGGCAGAAGGTTTAACTGATAAAGATTTTATAATTCTGCTTTCACATGATCCTACTTTTTGGGAAACACATGCGATACCACATTCCAGCAAACCGAACATAACATTAAGTGGTCATACGCATGGTTTTCAAATGGGAATTGAAATACCCGGTTTTCGTTTTTCGCCAGCGCAATTTATTTATAAGCAATGGGCAGGATTATATCAAAAAGGCACACAATATATTTATGTAAATCGTGGGTTGGGCACTGTTGGTTATCCGGGTAGATTAGGAATTTGGCCGGAGATTACACAGCTCACTTTAAGAAGAAAAATTTAG
- a CDS encoding 3-phosphoshikimate 1-carboxyvinyltransferase, with translation MKVGLTYTADALNASVELEGSKSISNRLLIMRALSKSDFEIKHLSPSDDTQTLLALLKSDNIICDVGAAGTTMRFLTAFFALQPGLRILTGSERMKKRPIHILVDALRELGAEIEYKEKEGFPPLKIEGKHLSANEVHIKADVSSQYISALMMIAPVLENGLTLHLEGKLSSFPYISMTLRLMQSMGIECSISENIISIAHGNYNAKNVHVEGDWSAASYYFSIVALSENSRLRILGIDENSLQGDAVLPQIYKQLGVTTNFNSGVCELQQTGNITSYFDYDFSNCPDLAQTVVVTCAALGIPGKFSGLESLKIKETDRTNALATELKKFDVNFSAEGNSWILDGKISIKKNVEIETYEDHRMAMCFAPLALLQPIIICDKDVVKKSYPSFWDDLVSLDFTVSSIG, from the coding sequence ATGAAAGTAGGATTAACATATACAGCAGATGCCTTAAATGCATCGGTGGAATTAGAAGGTTCGAAGAGTATCAGCAACAGACTATTAATTATGCGTGCGCTGAGTAAATCGGATTTTGAAATAAAACATCTTTCACCTTCAGATGATACACAAACATTATTAGCTCTGTTGAAATCTGATAATATCATTTGTGATGTAGGTGCAGCCGGAACAACTATGCGATTTCTCACAGCTTTTTTTGCATTGCAACCAGGTTTAAGAATTCTTACCGGATCGGAGAGGATGAAAAAAAGACCTATTCATATTTTGGTGGATGCGCTTCGTGAATTGGGTGCTGAAATTGAATATAAAGAGAAGGAAGGATTTCCTCCATTGAAAATTGAGGGCAAACATTTATCGGCAAATGAAGTGCATATTAAAGCTGATGTAAGTTCACAATATATTTCTGCTCTCATGATGATTGCTCCTGTTTTGGAAAATGGATTGACTTTGCATTTGGAAGGAAAACTTTCTTCTTTCCCTTATATCAGTATGACTTTAAGACTGATGCAATCCATGGGAATTGAATGTAGTATTTCGGAAAATATAATTAGTATAGCACATGGAAATTACAATGCAAAAAATGTACATGTGGAAGGCGATTGGAGTGCGGCATCTTATTATTTTTCTATAGTGGCACTTTCTGAAAATTCCAGATTGCGTATATTGGGAATTGATGAAAATAGTTTGCAGGGTGATGCTGTGTTACCACAAATTTATAAGCAGTTAGGAGTTACCACAAATTTTAATTCAGGTGTTTGTGAGTTGCAGCAAACAGGAAATATAACTTCTTATTTCGATTATGATTTTTCCAATTGTCCTGACCTTGCACAAACGGTTGTTGTTACTTGTGCGGCATTGGGTATTCCTGGAAAATTTTCAGGATTGGAAAGTTTGAAAATAAAAGAAACAGATCGCACTAATGCACTTGCAACAGAATTAAAAAAGTTTGATGTAAATTTTTCTGCTGAAGGCAATAGCTGGATTTTAGATGGAAAAATTTCAATTAAAAAGAATGTAGAAATTGAAACTTATGAAGATCATCGGATGGCAATGTGTTTTGCGCCGCTTGCATTATTGCAACCAATAATTATTTGTGATAAAGATGTAGTAAAAAAATCTTATCCGTCTTTCTGGGATGATTTAGTTTCACTGGACTTCACAGTTTCTTCTATTGGTTGA
- a CDS encoding SAM-dependent chlorinase/fluorinase, which yields MAIVTLTSDLGNKDPYVAILKAGILHTDSNVTIVDISNEVLPFDISQGAYFLKSSYHYFPKGTIHLAAVDAGNSFGNCIALRYNDHFFIGPDNGILSLVTEARSDEIVLLPKSVVQSTFAARDIFVKACVQLLKGKRLSDIGSPLQQMNTKIPLTPPANSNFIIAGVIHIDRFGNIILNVTRSQFDSIVQGREVSISYTRKDVFENISNNYSDVKLGERLILFNSAGHLEIAVNKGNAQLLLGIQMDARIQIEIK from the coding sequence ATGGCAATAGTTACCCTTACTTCTGATCTCGGAAACAAGGATCCTTATGTTGCTATTCTGAAAGCCGGAATATTACATACAGATTCAAATGTTACTATTGTAGATATTTCTAATGAAGTATTACCATTTGATATTTCACAAGGAGCCTATTTTCTAAAATCATCATATCATTATTTTCCCAAGGGTACTATTCACTTAGCTGCGGTTGATGCGGGTAATTCATTTGGAAATTGTATTGCATTGCGATATAATGACCATTTTTTTATTGGTCCTGATAATGGAATATTATCTCTGGTAACTGAAGCTAGATCGGATGAAATAGTTTTATTACCTAAGTCTGTCGTACAAAGCACATTTGCTGCAAGAGATATTTTTGTAAAAGCTTGTGTTCAATTACTCAAAGGAAAGCGATTATCAGATATCGGATCGCCACTACAACAAATGAATACAAAAATTCCGCTTACACCTCCGGCAAATAGCAATTTTATTATTGCAGGCGTTATTCATATTGATAGATTCGGAAATATTATTTTAAATGTTACACGTTCACAATTTGACAGCATAGTGCAGGGCAGAGAAGTGAGCATTAGTTATACAAGAAAAGATGTGTTTGAAAATATTTCAAATAACTATAGTGATGTGAAGTTGGGTGAACGATTAATTTTATTTAATTCAGCAGGTCATTTGGAAATTGCAGTGAATAAAGGCAATGCGCAATTGCTGTTAGGTATTCAGATGGATGCGAGAATTCAAATTGAAATTAAATGA
- a CDS encoding antibiotic biosynthesis monooxygenase, which produces MITRIVKMSFDTDKIETFIEIFANAKSKIAAFPGCSGVTLYRDILHSHLFFTYSEWESADALEEYRQSLLFKETWAKTKILFNEKPQAWSIQKVMQG; this is translated from the coding sequence ATGATTACACGTATTGTAAAAATGTCGTTTGATACGGATAAGATTGAAACCTTTATTGAAATCTTCGCAAATGCAAAATCTAAAATTGCTGCATTCCCGGGATGTTCAGGTGTAACTTTGTACAGAGATATTTTGCATAGTCATTTATTTTTTACTTATAGTGAATGGGAGAGTGCAGATGCGTTGGAAGAATACCGACAATCTTTATTATTTAAAGAGACATGGGCAAAAACAAAAATTTTATTTAATGAAAAACCACAAGCATGGAGTATTCAAAAAGTGATGCAGGGATGA
- a CDS encoding DinB family protein encodes MNWPEVKEGDYIPYHKAYLDRLPSQCDVPLEFENNTTHTIEFLKSIPKEKLDYRYAVGKWTIKEILGHIIDTERIMSYRALCIARGETQQLPGFEEDEYAAASNANERSIDNLINEMDLLRKSTIAMMRSFTHEMIDSRGNANKHPVTVNAVCRVMAGHELHHLAIIKERYL; translated from the coding sequence ATGAATTGGCCGGAAGTAAAAGAAGGAGATTATATTCCCTATCATAAAGCATATCTCGATAGATTGCCATCGCAATGTGATGTGCCTTTGGAATTTGAAAATAATACTACGCATACAATAGAATTTTTAAAATCAATTCCCAAAGAAAAACTTGATTACAGATATGCAGTAGGGAAATGGACTATTAAAGAAATTCTCGGACATATTATAGATACCGAACGCATTATGAGTTACAGAGCATTGTGCATTGCACGAGGTGAAACCCAGCAACTTCCGGGATTTGAAGAAGATGAATATGCAGCCGCATCCAATGCAAATGAAAGATCTATAGATAATCTTATAAATGAAATGGATTTGTTGCGAAAATCTACAATTGCAATGATGCGCAGTTTTACGCATGAAATGATAGATTCAAGAGGTAATGCAAATAAACATCCTGTAACCGTGAACGCAGTTTGCAGAGTAATGGCAGGACATGAACTGCATCATCTGGCAATTATAAAAGAGAGATATTTATAA
- a CDS encoding FMN-binding negative transcriptional regulator yields MYIPKINRFEQEPEILEFIRHHPFATVINMLDGKFWATHVPVELEKNATGEYVLHTHIAKANPQWKSFNENPDVMVIFQGAHAYISASWYDHENVSTWNYFAVHVYGKVRVMEGEEVVTLLDRLVNRHETQEKNPVHVNDLSEKFMASHLKGIVAFEISISDLHAMKKLSQNRDEKNYTVVIDKLQERKEVNSKSIADAMLTNKKSLFKNKK; encoded by the coding sequence TTGTACATTCCTAAAATCAATCGCTTCGAACAGGAACCAGAGATACTGGAGTTTATCCGGCATCATCCTTTTGCAACTGTTATAAATATGTTGGATGGTAAATTTTGGGCTACACATGTGCCTGTGGAATTAGAAAAAAATGCAACCGGAGAATATGTATTGCATACGCATATTGCAAAAGCAAATCCACAATGGAAATCTTTTAATGAGAATCCGGATGTGATGGTAATTTTTCAAGGGGCACATGCATATATTTCTGCTTCCTGGTATGATCATGAAAATGTTTCTACCTGGAATTATTTTGCAGTGCATGTGTATGGGAAAGTGCGGGTGATGGAAGGAGAGGAGGTAGTAACTTTATTGGATAGATTGGTGAATCGCCATGAAACGCAAGAAAAAAATCCGGTACATGTAAATGATCTTTCAGAAAAATTTATGGCATCGCATCTAAAAGGAATTGTTGCTTTTGAAATTTCAATAAGTGATTTGCATGCGATGAAAAAACTGAGTCAAAACCGGGATGAAAAAAATTATACTGTTGTAATTGATAAATTGCAGGAAAGAAAAGAGGTGAATAGTAAATCAATTGCGGATGCGATGTTGACGAATAAAAAATCATTATTTAAAAATAAAAAATAA
- a CDS encoding carbonic anhydrase → MSRYKKLMQNNANWKAEEMKANPDYFKELSKPQHPPFLYLGCSDSRLPIDLFTGAKPGEIFIHRNIANQVFLNDMNFLSVLEYAVDVLHVDHIIICGHYNCGGVEAAYVGKASGLIKNWVMSIRDLALEKKDELELIPDITKRLHRLSELNTVRQLRQLCKTSIMTQAFASDKYPKIHGWVLDIYDGSILELPLPIAEWKKYGLLPADYEE, encoded by the coding sequence ATGTCGAGATACAAAAAGCTGATGCAGAATAATGCAAATTGGAAAGCGGAGGAAATGAAAGCCAACCCAGACTATTTCAAGGAATTATCGAAACCACAGCATCCACCGTTTTTATATCTTGGTTGCAGCGACAGCCGATTGCCAATTGATTTATTTACTGGTGCCAAACCGGGAGAAATTTTTATCCATCGTAATATCGCTAATCAGGTATTTCTAAACGACATGAATTTTTTATCTGTCCTGGAATATGCAGTGGATGTATTGCATGTGGATCATATCATTATTTGTGGTCATTATAATTGTGGTGGTGTGGAAGCGGCCTATGTTGGAAAAGCCAGTGGACTTATAAAAAATTGGGTAATGTCTATCCGTGATCTTGCTTTGGAGAAGAAGGATGAATTGGAATTAATTCCTGATATAACAAAGCGTTTACACAGATTAAGCGAATTAAATACAGTTCGTCAACTACGGCAATTATGCAAAACTTCTATTATGACTCAAGCCTTTGCTTCAGATAAATATCCGAAAATTCACGGTTGGGTATTAGATATTTATGATGGATCAATTTTAGAATTACCATTGCCGATTGCTGAATGGAAAAAGTACGGACTGCTGCCTGCTGATTATGAAGAATGA
- a CDS encoding PhoH family protein, producing MIEVNIPLGAIKPVEFYGIHNSRLGIIKKTFPYLNIAARGSELKVRGNEKEIEDFRVKIEQVVTHLEDYGSISDANLQSLLFGLKPNELTDTQHLPEDVIVHGPNGLMVKARTPNQKVMVHLAQDHDIVFAIGPAGTGKTYTAVALAVKALKEKSVKRIILTRPAVEAGENLGFLPGDLKDKIDPYLRPLYDALDDMIPVEKLNLFMTNRIIEIAPLAFMRGRTLDHAFIILDEAQNATDAQLKMFLTRLGPSAKCIITGDLTQIDLPRNQSSGLFTSLRILKEIDGIGTVFLNENDVVRHRLVKQIIKAYDYEKRRQDDVHDNDHSS from the coding sequence TTGATAGAAGTAAACATTCCTTTAGGCGCAATTAAACCCGTAGAATTTTATGGCATTCATAATTCACGATTGGGTATAATAAAAAAAACATTTCCATATTTAAATATTGCTGCAAGAGGCAGCGAATTAAAAGTGCGTGGCAATGAAAAAGAAATAGAAGACTTTCGTGTAAAAATTGAACAAGTGGTAACGCATCTTGAAGATTACGGCAGCATTTCAGATGCAAATCTGCAAAGTTTATTATTTGGACTTAAACCCAATGAATTAACGGATACACAACATTTACCAGAAGATGTAATTGTGCATGGCCCCAACGGATTAATGGTGAAAGCTCGTACACCTAATCAAAAAGTAATGGTACATCTTGCGCAAGATCATGATATAGTTTTTGCAATTGGTCCTGCAGGTACAGGAAAAACTTATACCGCCGTAGCATTGGCTGTGAAAGCATTAAAAGAAAAATCAGTTAAGCGTATTATTCTCACACGACCGGCTGTAGAAGCAGGAGAAAATCTGGGTTTTTTACCGGGTGATTTAAAAGATAAAATTGATCCGTATCTGCGTCCGCTGTATGATGCTTTGGATGATATGATTCCGGTGGAAAAATTAAATTTATTTATGACTAACCGCATAATAGAAATTGCGCCTCTTGCATTTATGCGAGGTCGTACCTTAGATCATGCATTTATAATTTTAGATGAAGCACAAAATGCGACTGATGCACAACTAAAAATGTTTCTAACCAGATTAGGCCCCAGCGCAAAATGTATTATCACCGGTGATCTTACTCAAATTGATTTACCCAGAAATCAATCTTCCGGATTATTTACCAGTTTGAGAATTCTAAAAGAAATTGATGGAATAGGTACAGTTTTTCTGAATGAAAATGATGTCGTGCGCCATCGTTTAGTAAAACAAATCATTAAAGCCTATGATTATGAAAAAAGAAGACAAGATGATGTGCATGATAATGATCATTCTTCATAA